One window of the Dendropsophus ebraccatus isolate aDenEbr1 chromosome 12, aDenEbr1.pat, whole genome shotgun sequence genome contains the following:
- the LOC138768755 gene encoding pregnancy-specific beta-1-glycoprotein 5-like, whose product MPIVYMYGGSRDIAVDYISMLNRQLSNVYGGSVLLSLRWDEISGNFTVVQFPTYPFTGGSVTLKVPGITEKTTSVTWYKGPDTSEENHILTYFPGNGTNISAPLYNSKVTSLPNGSLQISDLQIVDSGNYSVIVYNTSEIAEQGFVSLIVYNSVPYPNLTASGLTPKENDNLTLFCQAENYTLLSFMGPGIKFLNGSARLKGISNLTLPRVTRKYTGYYYCEAKAPPVSFMSNILYIEVAYGPVNAEIRGKLTVNYGSRLLLICTAESFPLAAFQWKHNNKHLKTQNTNRLRIDYVTLSDRGAYTCEARNSITKINSTDTVTVDVSAATLIGVTTTCVIIVIIIGALLLIRKYMFPKMGLDCGPSAEDSDNEAEKQDSVPGDTQDNAEDQQEE is encoded by the exons ATGCCCATTGTGTATATGTATGGTGGATCACGAGATATAGCTGTTGACTATATAAGCATGCTCAACCGAcagctatctaatgtgtatggtggatCAG TTCTCCTCAGTCTCAGATGGGATGAGATCAGTGGAAATTTCACAGTTGTTCAGTTTCCTACATATCCATTTACTGGAGGATCTGTCACTCTGAAAGTTCCTGGGATTACTGAGAAAACCACATCTGTTACCTGGTATAAAGGACCAGATACAAGTGAAGAGAACCACATCCTCACATATTTTCCTGGTAATGGGACCAACATCTCTGCCCCTCTGTATAATTCTAAGGTTACATCTTTACCTAATGGTTCATTACAGATCTCAGATCTTCAGATCGTGGATTCCGGGAATTACTCAGTGATCGTATACAACACATCGGAAATAGCAGAACAGGGCTTTGTTAGTCTGATCGTCTATA ATTCAGTACCCTACCCAAATCTCACAGCCTCAGGCCTCACACCCAAGGAGAATGACAATCTCACCCTCTTCTGTCAGGCCGAAAATTACACACTTTTGTCATTTATGGGACCTGGTATCAAATTCCTCAATGGAAGTGCCAGATTGAAAGGTATCAGCAATCTCACCTTACCCAGGGTCACACGGAAATACACAGGATATTATTATTGTGAAGCAAAGGCACCTCCTGTTTCTTTTATgagtaacatactgtacattgaagTGGCCT ATGGCCCAGTCAATGCAGAAATAAGAGGCAAACTTACTGTGAACTATGGTTCTCGCCTCCTATTAATATGTACAGCTGAATCTTTCCCATTGGCCGCCTTTCAGTGGAAACATAATAATAAACATTTAAAGACTCAAAACACAAACAGACTCAGAATTGACTATGTCACACTGAGTGACCGAGGAGCCTACACCTGCGAGGCCAGAAATTCAATTACCAAAATTAATTCTACTGATACAGTCACTGTGGATGTGTCGGCAG CAACTCTCATTGGAGTGACAACCACCTGTGTCATCATTGTGATTATTATTGGGGCTCTATTACTGATCAggaaatatatgttccctaagaTGGGTTTGGATTGTG